A region from the Gemmatimonadota bacterium genome encodes:
- the groL gene encoding chaperonin GroEL (60 kDa chaperone family; promotes refolding of misfolded polypeptides especially under stressful conditions; forms two stacked rings of heptamers to form a barrel-shaped 14mer; ends can be capped by GroES; misfolded proteins enter the barrel where they are refolded when GroES binds) yields MAAKELHFSTDARAALKRGVDQLADAVKVTLGPKGRNVVIDKKFGAPTVTKDGVTVAKEVELSNSIENMGAQMVKEVATKTSDVAGDGTTTATVLAQAIFREGLKNVTAGINPMSLKRGIDKATAAIVEELKKISVPTAGKKEIAQVASISANNDKEIGDLIADAMEKVGKDGVITVEEARGIETTLETVDGMQFDRGYISPYFVTDPDKMEASLEDAVILIHDKKIGAMKDLLPVLEKVAQMGRPLLIIAEDVEGEALATLVVNKLRGTLKVCAVKAPGFGDRRKAMLEDIAKLTGGQVVSEEVGFKLENAVVADLGRAKRIVVDKDNTTIIDGAGDSDAIQGRVKEIRSAIDKSTSDYDREKLQERLAKLAGGVAVINVGAATEAEMKEKKARVEDALHATRAAVEEGIVPGGGVALIRAQRALKGLKMAEHEEQIGVDIIRRAIEEPIRMIVANAGGEGSIVVEKVRASKDDAFGYNALTDTYENLVQSGVIDPTKVTRYALQNAASIAGLLLTTEALIVEKKEDKPAAPAAPGGMGGMY; encoded by the coding sequence ATGGCTGCAAAGGAACTCCATTTCAGCACCGACGCACGCGCCGCGTTGAAGCGCGGTGTCGACCAGCTCGCTGACGCAGTGAAGGTGACGCTCGGCCCCAAGGGCCGGAATGTCGTCATCGACAAGAAGTTCGGCGCGCCGACGGTCACCAAGGACGGTGTCACGGTCGCCAAGGAAGTCGAGCTCTCGAACTCGATCGAGAACATGGGCGCGCAGATGGTGAAGGAAGTCGCGACCAAGACCTCGGACGTCGCCGGTGACGGCACGACGACCGCCACGGTGCTCGCCCAGGCGATCTTCCGCGAAGGGCTCAAGAACGTGACCGCTGGTATCAACCCGATGTCGCTCAAGCGCGGCATCGACAAGGCGACCGCGGCTATCGTCGAAGAGCTCAAGAAGATCTCGGTCCCGACGGCCGGCAAGAAGGAAATCGCCCAGGTGGCCTCGATCTCCGCGAACAACGACAAGGAGATCGGCGACCTCATCGCCGACGCGATGGAGAAGGTCGGCAAGGATGGCGTCATCACGGTCGAGGAAGCCCGCGGCATCGAGACGACCCTCGAGACCGTCGACGGCATGCAGTTCGATCGCGGCTACATCTCGCCGTACTTCGTCACGGACCCGGACAAGATGGAAGCCTCGCTTGAGGACGCCGTCATCCTGATCCACGACAAGAAGATCGGCGCGATGAAGGACCTGCTCCCGGTCCTTGAGAAGGTCGCCCAGATGGGCCGCCCGCTGCTGATCATCGCCGAAGACGTGGAAGGCGAAGCGCTGGCCACCCTCGTGGTGAACAAGCTCCGTGGCACCCTCAAGGTGTGCGCCGTCAAGGCGCCTGGCTTCGGCGATCGCCGCAAGGCGATGCTGGAAGACATCGCGAAGCTCACCGGCGGCCAGGTGGTCTCCGAGGAAGTCGGCTTCAAGCTCGAGAACGCCGTGGTGGCTGACCTCGGCCGCGCCAAGCGCATCGTGGTCGACAAGGACAACACGACGATCATCGACGGCGCTGGCGACAGCGATGCCATCCAGGGTCGCGTCAAGGAGATCCGTTCGGCGATCGACAAGAGCACCTCGGATTACGATCGCGAGAAGCTCCAGGAACGCCTGGCGAAGCTCGCCGGCGGCGTGGCGGTGATCAACGTCGGTGCGGCGACCGAAGCCGAGATGAAGGAGAAGAAGGCGCGCGTGGAAGACGCCCTGCACGCGACGCGTGCGGCGGTTGAAGAAGGGATCGTCCCTGGCGGTGGTGTGGCCCTCATCCGCGCCCAGCGCGCGCTCAAGGGTCTCAAGATGGCCGAGCACGAGGAGCAGATCGGCGTCGACATCATTCGTCGCGCGATCGAGGAGCCGATCCGCATGATCGTGGCCAACGCCGGTGGCGAAGGCTCCATCGTCGTGGAGAAGGTCCGTGCCTCCAAGGACGACGCCTTCGGCTACAACGCCCTCACGGACACGTACGAGAACCTGGTCCAGTCGGGCGTCATCGACCCGACCAAGGTCACCCGGTACGCGCTTCAGAACGCGGCGTCGATCGCCGGCCTCCTCCTCACGACCGAAGCGCTGATCGTCGAGAAGAAGGAAGACAAGCCCGCCGCCCCGGCTGCACCGGGTGGCATGGGTGGCATGTACTAG
- a CDS encoding sigma-70 family RNA polymerase sigma factor, with amino-acid sequence MEGLISRWAGVIVRAARQYGLDANEQDEVTQDLRLRFWALLERDTTSAPTINATYAMRAATSAAVDLVRRNRMRRDATHQELSPEVAGAVTGEADLVARLSEAIDTLIPSRRLAVRLHLDGRSLQDISRILKWSEAQARNQVYRGLADLKAQLREGTGT; translated from the coding sequence GTGGAAGGCCTCATTTCCAGATGGGCTGGCGTCATTGTGCGCGCCGCTCGGCAGTATGGGCTGGATGCCAATGAGCAGGACGAGGTGACGCAGGATCTTCGCCTTCGCTTCTGGGCGCTGCTGGAACGCGACACAACCAGTGCGCCCACGATCAACGCGACCTACGCCATGCGGGCGGCGACATCCGCCGCGGTGGATCTCGTGCGGCGCAATCGCATGCGCCGGGATGCAACCCATCAAGAGTTGTCTCCGGAAGTGGCCGGCGCGGTGACGGGCGAGGCCGACCTGGTCGCGCGCCTCAGCGAGGCCATCGACACCCTCATCCCGTCGCGTCGGTTGGCCGTGCGACTGCACCTGGACGGAAGATCGCTCCAGGACATCTCGCGGATTCTCAAGTGGTCGGAAGCGCAAGCTCGAAACCAGGTCTACCGGGGCCTGGCAGACCTCAAGGCGCAGTTGCGCGAGGGAACAGGCACATGA
- a CDS encoding proton-conducting membrane transporter produces MRDLLPVAFGLAILTPLLASLALGLRVLIADTWISERQATRIIRLALLASFGGSVLVAAMHLGYLGSAVSGEVDFGSWVAIGSYEVPAVLFVDHVAVAFSLLGAAMTGLVARFSVTYLHKEPGFTRYYLLLGLFASGTQLVAFAGALDLFFAGWEAIGISSALFIGFFHERPEPIRSGLRAFVTYRACDLGFLIAIVTTHEHLGSTRLLDLANIGRLPGTEVTVIALLLLVAALGKSAQLPFSGWLVRAMEGPTPSSALFYGGVSIHCGLFLLLRTAPVIEASPAAAATGVVIGLLTAIYASAATRTHADAKGALAHATLAQTGLILAEICLGLTTLALVHLVSHAMLRAWQYLRAPNMIHDAHHYGHHEAHADVGGEQSRMTRAWYLLPLHRFRLEDRLDAVADAVLRLARGLHRMDQRLLSLFGTGEAHR; encoded by the coding sequence ATGCGTGACCTCCTTCCGGTGGCTTTCGGCCTGGCGATCCTGACACCGCTGCTCGCTTCCCTGGCGCTCGGCCTCAGGGTACTGATCGCCGACACGTGGATCAGCGAGCGCCAGGCGACACGCATCATTCGGCTGGCACTCCTTGCGTCGTTCGGCGGGTCGGTCCTGGTGGCCGCCATGCATCTCGGATACCTGGGATCGGCGGTCAGCGGTGAGGTGGACTTCGGCAGCTGGGTTGCGATTGGTTCATACGAGGTTCCCGCGGTGTTGTTCGTGGATCATGTGGCGGTCGCCTTCTCGCTGCTCGGGGCCGCCATGACCGGGTTGGTGGCCCGCTTCTCCGTGACCTACCTCCACAAGGAGCCAGGCTTCACGCGTTATTACCTCTTGCTCGGGTTGTTCGCGTCGGGTACGCAGCTCGTGGCGTTTGCCGGCGCCCTGGACCTGTTTTTTGCTGGTTGGGAAGCCATCGGGATTTCGTCCGCCCTGTTCATCGGCTTCTTCCACGAGCGGCCCGAACCGATCCGATCGGGGCTCCGGGCGTTCGTGACCTATCGCGCCTGCGACCTCGGGTTTCTCATCGCCATCGTCACCACCCACGAACACCTGGGTTCAACGCGCCTGCTGGATCTGGCCAACATCGGTCGCCTGCCAGGGACCGAGGTCACGGTGATCGCACTCCTGCTGCTTGTTGCCGCGCTCGGCAAGTCGGCGCAGCTACCCTTTTCCGGATGGCTGGTCCGCGCGATGGAGGGCCCCACGCCATCGAGTGCCCTGTTCTACGGGGGCGTGTCCATCCATTGCGGACTGTTCCTCTTGCTGCGCACCGCCCCAGTGATTGAGGCGTCCCCCGCAGCGGCCGCGACCGGCGTGGTGATTGGACTCCTGACCGCGATCTATGCGTCTGCCGCGACGCGGACGCACGCGGATGCGAAGGGCGCGCTGGCTCATGCCACCCTGGCACAAACGGGATTGATCCTCGCCGAGATTTGCCTGGGGCTCACAACCCTGGCTTTGGTCCACCTGGTCAGCCATGCGATGTTACGCGCATGGCAATACCTCCGGGCGCCCAACATGATTCACGACGCCCATCACTACGGCCATCATGAGGCGCATGCGGACGTCGGAGGGGAACAGTCGCGCATGACGCGCGCCTGGTACCTGCTGCCCCTCCATCGGTTTCGCCTCGAAGACCGCCTCGACGCCGTGGCCGACGCCGTGCTGCGCCTCGCACGCGGATTGCATCGGATGGACCAGCGCCTGCTTTCCCTGTTTGGTACTGGCGAGGCACACCGATGA
- a CDS encoding DUF2309 domain-containing protein, producing the protein MARGILPDQGPIGVFIHHNTLHALQHLPFHEAVAEGAHLTGARPYLSLDEFRSAWARGRITAPDLDDALARFVGERGAEPAALGFTRLALWRMILLHDPEQAEPVGTAYLLSLAGETDRWAACLEVAARLAGGAPSAASPVIERHQIALQALGHGGTDALVHRELIRLTSGFLDRGQALVSMPGRDQGFLAAVAALYAAAPTSPRGAPGLGDDFAVLHRDGQSARQVVEMCLAALGVGAEDAEPFVRSTLLALPGWAGMFSRLEAHPEEGMPGIPYRLEDFLAVRLVIERRAVAAAARELGVSPGLDALRALVRPSLPEGNTLAARLHALTAGWSMERITALEPGELEALVRELESFSMLARRRVWQEAYEGWYRRQVLDALAARRTLGPRPRPARPEAQFVFCIDEREESIRRAIEEQGPGLETFGGAGFFGVAIDFRGLYDAEPAAHCPVVVVPDHEVHEAPLYTAEGWDAARRRMREGWHAVHRVAHRRSRTLVGGAVLSFAMGPAAAAMALARVAFPRASLGAFNRWRHRLLPRPATRLAAVRASGESRSDRGKWLGFTLDEAADRVAGTLRNIGLTTNFAPIVVVLGHGSTSLNNPHESAHDCGACGGRRGGANARLFAEMANRPAIREAVAARGIVIPADTWFVGALHDTADDGVHYFDVDVLPRESYLPFGRADLVLQRARELSAQERCRRFAHAPLGITPSEALAHVESRASSLGQPRPEYGHCTNAAAIVGRRELSRGVHLDRRAFLISYDPSIDPEAVILERVLAAVGPVGAGISLEYYFSSVDNEVYGCGTKLPHNVTGLVGIMNGHHSDLRTGLPLQMVELHEPVRLLLIVEATPEALLTVAGRQAEVRELVVNEWVQLVSVDPVTGEMHHFRDGGFVPYAPGNTPIPSVGRSVEWHGQSRDYVSPALTLAAITEETAVHA; encoded by the coding sequence GTGGCGCGTGGAATCTTGCCGGACCAGGGCCCGATCGGGGTGTTCATCCATCACAACACCCTGCACGCGCTCCAGCACCTGCCGTTCCACGAGGCCGTCGCTGAGGGGGCGCACCTGACCGGCGCGCGTCCCTACCTGTCGCTTGACGAATTTCGCAGCGCCTGGGCACGCGGACGCATCACCGCGCCGGACCTCGACGACGCCCTCGCGCGCTTCGTTGGCGAACGTGGAGCTGAACCCGCAGCGCTCGGCTTCACCCGGCTGGCGTTGTGGCGGATGATCCTGCTGCACGATCCCGAACAGGCGGAACCGGTCGGCACGGCGTATTTGCTCAGCCTGGCTGGTGAGACGGACCGATGGGCAGCCTGTCTCGAGGTTGCCGCCCGCCTGGCGGGGGGGGCTCCGTCAGCGGCCAGTCCGGTCATCGAGCGGCACCAGATCGCGCTGCAGGCGCTGGGGCACGGGGGCACCGATGCCCTCGTTCATCGGGAGCTGATCCGGCTGACGAGCGGATTCCTGGATCGGGGGCAGGCCCTCGTGTCGATGCCGGGACGCGATCAGGGGTTTCTGGCCGCCGTGGCGGCGTTGTATGCGGCAGCCCCGACGTCGCCCCGGGGTGCGCCGGGACTTGGCGACGACTTTGCGGTATTGCATCGCGACGGGCAGTCCGCGCGTCAGGTCGTGGAGATGTGCCTCGCCGCGTTAGGCGTTGGGGCCGAGGATGCCGAACCCTTTGTGCGCTCGACCCTGCTGGCGCTGCCGGGATGGGCGGGGATGTTCAGCCGCCTCGAAGCCCATCCCGAGGAGGGCATGCCGGGCATCCCCTATCGGCTGGAGGACTTCCTCGCCGTCCGGCTGGTGATCGAGCGGCGCGCGGTGGCCGCTGCGGCGCGGGAGCTCGGGGTGAGTCCGGGTTTGGATGCGCTTCGCGCCCTCGTCCGGCCGTCGCTGCCTGAGGGCAACACCTTGGCGGCTCGCCTTCACGCGCTGACGGCTGGGTGGTCGATGGAGCGCATCACGGCCCTGGAGCCAGGTGAGCTCGAGGCTCTGGTCCGCGAGCTGGAGTCGTTTTCCATGCTCGCCCGGCGCCGCGTGTGGCAGGAGGCATACGAGGGTTGGTATCGCCGGCAGGTGCTCGATGCCCTCGCCGCCCGCCGAACGTTAGGCCCGCGCCCGCGTCCGGCCCGGCCGGAGGCGCAATTTGTCTTTTGCATCGACGAGCGCGAGGAGTCGATCCGTCGGGCCATCGAGGAGCAAGGGCCTGGACTCGAGACCTTCGGCGGCGCCGGCTTCTTTGGTGTCGCCATCGACTTCCGTGGGTTGTACGACGCAGAACCTGCGGCGCACTGTCCCGTCGTGGTCGTTCCGGACCATGAAGTGCACGAGGCTCCGCTCTACACGGCGGAGGGCTGGGATGCGGCGCGGCGACGCATGCGAGAGGGCTGGCACGCCGTGCACCGCGTGGCGCATCGCCGGTCGCGCACGCTCGTTGGCGGCGCGGTCCTCTCCTTCGCCATGGGGCCGGCGGCCGCGGCGATGGCGCTGGCCCGGGTGGCCTTTCCGCGGGCGTCGTTAGGCGCCTTCAACCGCTGGCGCCACCGGCTGCTCCCGCGCCCTGCCACGCGCCTTGCGGCGGTGCGCGCTTCCGGGGAGTCCCGCTCCGATCGCGGGAAGTGGCTGGGGTTCACGCTGGACGAAGCCGCGGACCGCGTCGCGGGCACGCTGCGCAATATCGGCTTGACCACGAACTTCGCCCCGATCGTGGTGGTCCTTGGCCACGGATCGACGTCGCTCAACAATCCCCACGAGTCCGCGCACGATTGTGGCGCATGCGGCGGTCGGCGCGGCGGGGCCAACGCGCGGCTGTTCGCCGAGATGGCCAATCGACCGGCCATTCGCGAGGCCGTCGCCGCCCGCGGGATCGTCATCCCGGCGGACACCTGGTTCGTTGGGGCGTTGCACGACACGGCAGATGACGGTGTGCACTACTTCGATGTGGACGTACTGCCGCGCGAGAGCTACCTCCCATTTGGCCGGGCGGACCTCGTCCTGCAACGCGCACGCGAGCTGAGTGCCCAGGAGCGGTGCCGCCGCTTTGCGCATGCACCGCTCGGCATCACGCCGTCGGAGGCGTTGGCGCACGTCGAGTCGCGCGCGTCGAGCCTGGGCCAACCCCGACCGGAGTACGGGCACTGCACCAACGCGGCCGCCATCGTCGGGCGTCGGGAGCTCTCGCGCGGGGTACACCTGGACCGCCGCGCGTTCCTGATCAGCTATGACCCGTCCATCGATCCCGAAGCGGTCATCCTCGAGCGTGTGCTCGCGGCCGTGGGACCCGTCGGCGCGGGGATCAGCCTCGAGTACTACTTCTCCTCCGTGGACAACGAGGTGTACGGCTGCGGCACCAAGCTGCCGCACAACGTCACCGGACTCGTTGGGATCATGAATGGCCACCACAGTGACCTCCGCACGGGCTTGCCGCTGCAAATGGTTGAGCTGCACGAGCCGGTTCGCCTCCTCCTGATCGTCGAGGCCACGCCGGAGGCCCTCCTCACGGTCGCCGGGCGCCAGGCCGAGGTGCGCGAACTCGTCGTCAACGAGTGGGTGCAGCTGGTCAGCGTGGACCCGGTCACCGGGGAGATGCACCACTTTCGCGATGGCGGGTTCGTCCCGTACGCGCCCGGGAACACGCCCATCCCCTCCGTTGGACGCTCCGTTGAATGGCACGGGCAGTCCCGCGACTACGTGTCCCCTGCCCTCACCCTCGCGGCGATTACCGAAGAGACGGCTGTCCATGCGTGA
- a CDS encoding SulP family inorganic anion transporter produces the protein MSTSNSADLLDAPAASWTPPFRESWRADLGASVVVFLVALPLCLGVALASGAPLFSGIVTGIIGGVVVGFASGSHLMVSGPAAGLTAIVLAAIATAGSFSAFLVAVFLAGLMQIALGFLKAGVIGYYFPNSVIRGMLGGIGIIIILKQIPHAFGYDADFEGDEAFQQANQENTFSALLNAFDHVETGAILLSVLALLILVLWDQKFMKRVAVVPGALVAVIVGVALNGVFTGSGSPMALTGDHLVGLPIIGSASDLRNAVSLPDWSVIASPAIWTIAVTIAIIASLETLLSLEATDRMDPLKREAPANRELVAQGIGNALCGLAGGLPMTGVIVRSSANVYAGAKTRASAILHGVLLLVAVLAIPTLLNRIPLAVLAAILIYTGWKLAHPRQLKYFLSKGSHQWIPFVVTTGAILLSDLLKGIGIGLATAAVFILLEHLRAPSYTEVPGTDGTTRLRLNEHLTFLAKANLTERLQQIPRGTIVELDGTGVRRIDHDVAEVIREFVSSAGNRDVEVRLRGLDHLTQGAAALAH, from the coding sequence ATGAGCACGTCAAACTCCGCCGATCTCCTCGACGCACCAGCCGCCAGCTGGACGCCTCCCTTCCGCGAATCCTGGCGTGCGGACCTGGGTGCCTCCGTTGTGGTGTTCCTGGTCGCCCTTCCACTGTGCCTGGGCGTCGCACTCGCCTCGGGAGCTCCGCTCTTCTCTGGGATCGTCACGGGAATCATCGGAGGCGTGGTCGTCGGATTTGCGTCCGGCTCGCATCTCATGGTCAGTGGCCCGGCCGCCGGGCTCACCGCCATCGTGCTCGCGGCAATTGCGACGGCCGGCTCCTTTTCCGCGTTTCTGGTCGCCGTCTTTCTCGCCGGGCTCATGCAGATTGCCCTTGGCTTCCTCAAAGCCGGCGTGATTGGGTACTACTTTCCCAACTCGGTCATTCGCGGCATGCTCGGCGGCATCGGGATCATCATTATCCTCAAGCAAATCCCCCATGCCTTCGGATACGACGCCGATTTTGAGGGGGACGAGGCGTTCCAGCAGGCGAACCAGGAAAACACGTTCTCCGCGTTGCTGAATGCCTTCGATCATGTCGAGACAGGCGCCATCCTGCTCAGTGTCCTGGCGCTCCTGATCCTGGTCCTGTGGGACCAGAAGTTCATGAAGCGCGTCGCGGTCGTGCCTGGTGCGCTCGTGGCGGTCATCGTCGGCGTCGCACTGAATGGCGTCTTCACTGGGAGCGGCTCCCCGATGGCGCTGACCGGCGATCACCTGGTGGGGTTGCCGATCATCGGGTCGGCGTCCGACCTCCGCAACGCGGTCAGCCTGCCGGATTGGTCGGTGATCGCCAGCCCGGCAATCTGGACCATCGCGGTGACGATCGCGATCATCGCGTCTTTGGAAACGCTGCTCAGCCTCGAAGCCACGGACCGCATGGATCCACTCAAGCGCGAGGCACCCGCCAATCGGGAGCTTGTCGCACAGGGAATCGGCAACGCGCTCTGCGGCCTCGCCGGTGGCCTGCCCATGACGGGGGTTATCGTGCGGTCCTCGGCCAACGTTTACGCCGGGGCCAAGACGCGGGCCAGCGCAATCCTCCACGGCGTACTCCTGCTGGTCGCCGTCCTCGCAATTCCCACGCTGCTCAACCGGATTCCCCTCGCGGTGCTGGCGGCGATCCTCATCTATACCGGGTGGAAACTCGCGCATCCTCGGCAACTAAAGTACTTCCTGAGCAAGGGGAGCCATCAATGGATCCCGTTTGTGGTGACGACGGGAGCGATCCTGCTGTCTGACCTGCTCAAGGGCATTGGGATAGGCCTGGCCACGGCTGCGGTCTTCATCCTCCTCGAGCACTTGCGGGCGCCCAGCTACACCGAGGTCCCCGGAACCGATGGTACCACGCGGCTGCGACTGAATGAGCACCTGACCTTTCTGGCGAAGGCCAACCTGACGGAACGTCTCCAACAAATCCCGCGGGGCACGATCGTTGAGCTGGATGGGACTGGGGTCCGTCGCATCGATCACGACGTGGCCGAGGTTATCCGTGAGTTTGTGTCGTCGGCGGGCAACCGTGACGTGGAGGTGCGCCTTCGCGGCCTCGACCACCTCACGCAGGGGGCCGCGGCCCTGGCCCATTGA
- a CDS encoding CHAT domain-containing protein, with the protein MTLKTPVVGAASSQQQLLDALAVATMHRLRYDHRASDLWHSRVMANANSWRSDLGRLAALGYATSLVTRWRPDSALGLLQRVVRDAQGAGDARTEAEALMLMAPLLGRRGQGDSAQAAVDRASQLLPLDAPGAAGRACGTAIQLRTRSLRAADSLVQAGLRAARVERDSLTLARCLLAEGMVLEARGSQSASGGALNQALLLAGALHDQDLVASIEQWMAYAFVSYGSNVPAARRYAERAIARATRTENPITVAWARLNLAQVALRVGDAAVAWRNADEAMRSFRRLGDAQGEANVAILQAQADVLGGRLEEGVAGYARAEAVITAVQGANATLQLKFRRAMALIDLGRLREAEVVTDSVQVLATAAGVQGILRANLPYLRGRVALKQGRFDEAITGFQRFLAVVGSARHDQLDGNLRVAEAHALAGRLALSDSFYTIGMRALDGLRGPNGERADILRLMSGQRFDSDTDLGVATIVNRFVLGGQVERAFSVAESERARWLWIQRSRRHALDTLEAAPVILDDRRLDVAELQSLVPPRTAVVSFVTGRGGEPTTAFVMWDGGVRAASLAPIDSMRSAISRLTTLMEDDRPTRAITESLGTQLLQSVVRLLPPTTTHLRIVPDGQLYHVPFDALVVGGQPLVMRYVTSTVPSVRLALAPSQGSRGGRVLAFGDPVFDSRYGLSRLRGSEEEVRAVIRAARDQGTALLRTAAQGNAIATADWRGISTLHLATHARVEDHGLFETAIYLSGNATDDGRIGTAELARWSVPVDLVVLSACRTVGGFVATGEGVQGLVGPLLEAGARAVAATYWDVRDRSLVQLMRLFYEGMATGATAGDALARAKRVLIQRGVSPRTWASVGIVGDDRVRPFAAAPNARPASESRFAGTNRPRVAR; encoded by the coding sequence GTGACGCTCAAGACACCCGTGGTGGGCGCAGCAAGCTCGCAGCAACAGCTGCTGGATGCCTTGGCGGTCGCTACCATGCACCGCCTGCGCTACGACCATCGCGCGTCCGATCTGTGGCATTCCCGCGTGATGGCGAACGCGAACAGCTGGCGCTCCGACCTTGGGCGCCTGGCAGCGCTCGGGTACGCGACGAGCCTGGTCACGCGCTGGCGCCCGGACTCCGCGCTTGGACTGCTGCAGCGCGTTGTCCGTGACGCGCAAGGCGCGGGGGACGCCCGCACGGAAGCGGAAGCGCTGATGCTGATGGCACCCCTCCTGGGGCGGCGGGGGCAGGGCGATAGCGCCCAGGCCGCCGTGGATCGAGCGTCGCAGTTGCTTCCGCTGGACGCTCCTGGTGCTGCAGGGCGCGCGTGCGGCACGGCCATCCAGCTGCGGACGCGTTCGCTGCGTGCGGCAGACTCATTGGTGCAGGCGGGACTGCGAGCGGCACGCGTTGAGCGCGACTCCCTGACCCTGGCGCGATGCCTCCTGGCCGAAGGGATGGTGCTCGAGGCGCGCGGGAGCCAGAGCGCGTCTGGCGGCGCGCTCAACCAGGCACTGCTGCTGGCCGGCGCGCTGCATGACCAGGACCTGGTCGCGAGCATTGAGCAGTGGATGGCCTACGCGTTCGTCTCGTACGGCTCGAACGTTCCGGCGGCGCGACGGTACGCCGAGCGCGCGATTGCACGAGCCACCCGCACGGAGAACCCCATCACCGTGGCGTGGGCTCGTCTCAACCTTGCCCAGGTGGCCCTCCGGGTGGGCGATGCCGCCGTGGCCTGGCGGAACGCGGATGAGGCGATGCGGTCCTTTCGGAGGCTTGGCGACGCGCAGGGCGAGGCGAACGTCGCGATTCTGCAGGCCCAAGCCGATGTGCTTGGCGGGCGACTGGAGGAAGGGGTGGCTGGGTATGCGCGGGCGGAGGCGGTCATCACGGCCGTCCAGGGCGCAAACGCCACGCTGCAGCTCAAGTTTCGGCGCGCCATGGCCCTCATTGACTTGGGGAGGCTGCGCGAGGCGGAGGTCGTGACCGACTCGGTCCAGGTGCTCGCCACGGCGGCCGGGGTGCAGGGCATCTTGCGCGCCAACCTGCCGTACCTGCGTGGGCGCGTCGCGCTGAAGCAGGGCAGGTTCGATGAAGCCATCACGGGGTTCCAGCGGTTCCTCGCGGTGGTCGGCAGTGCCCGCCATGACCAACTGGATGGCAACCTTCGGGTTGCCGAAGCCCACGCGCTGGCCGGTCGGCTTGCGTTGTCGGACTCCTTCTACACCATCGGGATGCGAGCCCTCGACGGGTTGCGTGGCCCGAACGGAGAGCGCGCGGACATTCTTCGCCTCATGTCGGGTCAGCGCTTCGACTCTGACACGGACCTGGGGGTCGCGACGATCGTGAACCGCTTCGTCCTCGGTGGACAGGTCGAGCGCGCGTTTTCCGTTGCGGAATCCGAGCGAGCGCGCTGGCTCTGGATCCAGCGGTCGCGGCGCCATGCGCTGGACACCCTGGAGGCCGCCCCGGTCATCCTCGATGACCGTCGACTGGACGTGGCGGAGCTGCAGTCCCTGGTGCCACCGCGCACTGCCGTCGTGTCGTTTGTCACGGGGCGGGGCGGGGAACCGACGACGGCATTCGTCATGTGGGACGGCGGGGTGCGGGCGGCGTCGCTCGCGCCGATCGACTCCATGCGGTCGGCCATCAGCCGCCTGACGACTCTGATGGAGGATGACCGACCCACCCGGGCAATCACCGAATCATTAGGCACCCAGCTCCTGCAATCGGTCGTGCGCTTGCTCCCCCCGACGACGACGCACCTGCGTATCGTTCCGGACGGCCAGCTCTACCATGTGCCCTTCGACGCGCTCGTCGTTGGCGGCCAGCCGCTGGTGATGCGGTACGTGACCTCGACCGTTCCATCCGTTCGGCTCGCGCTGGCGCCCTCGCAGGGGTCGCGAGGGGGACGTGTGCTGGCATTCGGTGACCCGGTGTTTGACTCACGCTACGGCTTGTCACGCCTTCGAGGCTCGGAAGAAGAGGTGCGCGCCGTGATCCGGGCGGCGCGCGACCAGGGCACAGCGCTCCTGCGGACCGCGGCGCAGGGCAACGCGATTGCCACGGCCGATTGGCGCGGCATCAGCACCCTGCACCTCGCGACACACGCGCGGGTGGAGGACCATGGCCTCTTCGAAACCGCGATCTACCTGAGCGGAAATGCAACCGACGACGGCCGGATCGGGACGGCCGAACTCGCTCGGTGGAGCGTCCCCGTGGATCTGGTGGTTCTCTCCGCGTGCCGGACGGTCGGGGGGTTCGTCGCCACGGGCGAAGGGGTCCAGGGCCTGGTCGGCCCCTTGCTGGAAGCGGGGGCGCGCGCCGTGGCGGCGACGTACTGGGATGTTCGCGATCGGTCCCTGGTGCAGTTGATGCGCCTCTTCTACGAGGGAATGGCAACGGGCGCAACCGCAGGTGATGCCCTGGCGCGCGCCAAGCGGGTGCTCATCCAGCGTGGGGTTTCGCCCCGGACCTGGGCCAGTGTCGGGATCGTCGGGGATGACCGGGTCCGGCCGTTCGCCGCGGCGCCTAACGCACGACCAGCGAGCGAATCTCGCTTTGCCGGGACGAACCGTCCGCGTGTCGCGCGGTGA